The region GGAAACTCGATTATTTTAGATTTTAACCAGTCTTATCATCCTTATTGTGCATACAACGCTTATGATTACAATTGCCCGATTGTTCCGGACGAAAATAAACTTCCTGTTGAAATCAAAGCAGGAGTAATGTATCAAGATATTTATCACCACTAATTAATTCTGAATGGTTCATTTAAAAATTTTTATTCCTGAGGATTTGGAAGGACTTGGTTATGTTTTGGATGAAAAACAAAGCCTTTATACATCTACTGCAGAGCAGGCATTAGAAAGAATAAAAGAAAGAGGGGATAACCTAGCATTTCCTGTTTCTATTTTTGAAGATGAAAATATAGCAGGTTTTTTAGTCTTAGACTTTGGAGCCGATAAATTTGATATTACCGATAATCCTAATTCCGTTTTACTCCGGTCATTATCGATCAATCCGGATTTTCAGGGAAAAGGGATCGGGAAGTCAGCAATGTGGATCATCGATGAATTTGTAAAAAAACATTTTGAGACCTGTGATGAAATCGTTCTTGCAGTGAATCAAAATAATAGACTTGCTTATGAAATCTATCTAAAAACGGGATATTCGTATGATGGAAAGATGAGAGAAGGAAGAAGCGGCCCTCAATATTTAATGTATAAAAAGTTTTAATAAAATTTTAATTCCTATTTTTTTCATTTTGGCTTGATTATTTCCCTTAATTTTAAGTAAAATACAAATTAAGCATGGAAATTTCTCTTAAAAATCAAGTCGCAGTGATTACAGGCGCCAGTAGCGGAATCGGAGCCGGAGTAGCAAAATCTTTAGCATCTGCAGGCGCTGCAGTTGTTGTTAATTATCCTTTTGAAGGGTCAATGGAACAGGCAAATACTGTTCTTAACGAAATTATTGATGTCGGTGGAAAAGGAATTATTTACCAATGCGATGTTTCTAAAGAAGATCAGGTGGTTAAAATGTTCCACGATATTGTTTCAGAGTTGGGAACGGTAGATATTCTCATCAATAATGCAGGAATCCAGAAAGATGCAAAATTTACTGAAATGACCATCGATCAATGGAATGCTGTAATGGGAGTTAATCTAACCGGTCAGTTTCTGTGCGCCAGAGAAGCGATCAAAGAATTTCTTCGCCGCGGAATTGATCCTTCACGTTCTGTAGCCTGTGGAAAAATTATTCATATCAGTTCCGTACATGAGATTATTCCTTGGGCTGGACATGCCAATTACGCTTCAAGTAAAGGAGCTATAAGAATGCTCATGCAGACGTTGGCTCAGGAATATGGAGCCGCTAAAATCAGGGTGAATTCCATTTGTCCGGGAGCTATTCAGACTCCTATCAATACCAATGTATGGAATACACAAGAGGCACTGAATTCTCTGCTTACCTTAATTCCGTATAATAGAATAGGGCAGCCTGAAGATATAGGCAACCTGGCTGCATTTTTGGCCAGTGACCTAGCGGATTATATTACAGGAAGCAGTATTTTTATTGATGGCGGGATGACTACTTTTGAAAGCTTCTCAACCGGAGGATAAAAATTTCAATAGTTGGAAAGACTATAATTTTTCGTTCAGAATACATTTTATCATTTATTTTAAAAGCTATGAAAGAAAAGCAACGACTTTCAGATGTTTCATGGAAAAAATGGGGTCCTTACGTAAGCAACAGGGAATGGGGAGTTGTACGTGAAGATTACAGTGCAGATGGTGATGCATGGAATTATACTAATCATGACAGTGCAGAAGCAAAAGCATACAGGTGGGGAGAGGAAGGAATTTGCGGGATTTGTGATGATCTGCAGAAACTTGTTTTTTCTGTAGGTTTCTGGAATAAAAAAGATAAAATGATAAAAGAACGTTTCTTTGGTTTAACAAATGGCCAGGGAAATCATGGAGAAGATTTAAAAGAATATTTTTATTATTTGGATTCCACGCCTACGCATTCTTATATGAAGATGCTCTATAAATATCCTCAGAATCCTTTTCCATATGAAGATCTTATCAGGACAAATGCTGCAAGAGACAAAACCGAGCCTGAATACGAATTAATCGATACCGGAATCTTTGATCAGAATGAATATTTCGATATTTTTATTGAATATGCTAAAGAAAGTCAGAATGATATTCTGGTTAAACTTACGGTCGTCAATAAGTCAAAAAAGGAGGCGCCTCTCATTATTTTGCCAACAGTTTGGTTCCGAAATACCTGGAAATGGGGATATGATGATTATAAGCCTCAATTAACAGCTGAAGAAGCGTTGTCAATTAGAGTAGTACATAAGGATCTGGCGATAAAAAATATGTATGCAAAGCAATCTTTGAAAATATTGTTTTGTGATAATGAAACCAATAATTCAAGACTTTATCAGTCTTCCAACAAATCTAAATATTGTAAAGACGGGATCAATGATTTCGTGATGACCGGAAATACAGAATCTGTTAATCCTCAAAATATAGGAACCAAAGCTTCTTTTTTTATTGATGAAAATTTTACAGCCGAAGAGACTAAGATTTTTGAATTCAGGCTTACAGATAAAGATTTAGAACAACCTTTTAAAGACTTTGATGCAGTTTTTAATTCAAGGCATCAGGAAGCAGACGGGTTTTATGCAGATATTCAGGCAGAAATACAATCGGAGGATGAAAAACTTGTACAGAGACAGGCTTTCGCAGGAATGCTTTGGAACAAAATGTTTTATTATTATAATATTGAACA is a window of Candidatus Chryseobacterium colombiense DNA encoding:
- a CDS encoding glucose 1-dehydrogenase; this translates as MEISLKNQVAVITGASSGIGAGVAKSLASAGAAVVVNYPFEGSMEQANTVLNEIIDVGGKGIIYQCDVSKEDQVVKMFHDIVSELGTVDILINNAGIQKDAKFTEMTIDQWNAVMGVNLTGQFLCAREAIKEFLRRGIDPSRSVACGKIIHISSVHEIIPWAGHANYASSKGAIRMLMQTLAQEYGAAKIRVNSICPGAIQTPINTNVWNTQEALNSLLTLIPYNRIGQPEDIGNLAAFLASDLADYITGSSIFIDGGMTTFESFSTGG
- a CDS encoding GNAT family N-acetyltransferase — translated: MVHLKIFIPEDLEGLGYVLDEKQSLYTSTAEQALERIKERGDNLAFPVSIFEDENIAGFLVLDFGADKFDITDNPNSVLLRSLSINPDFQGKGIGKSAMWIIDEFVKKHFETCDEIVLAVNQNNRLAYEIYLKTGYSYDGKMREGRSGPQYLMYKKF